In one window of Synechococcus sp. M16CYN DNA:
- a CDS encoding NAD-dependent epimerase/dehydratase family protein — MMSGCFGIVGCGYVGSAVASYFRSKGFEVTGTTRNPSRLTYICDFVDHPRIYRAEDSEADVSFLDGLDGLLIAVAPTLTDSQEDTYQMVYGKGVPALINSLNQRSTDRPLHVIYLSSAGVYGNQGGAMCDEITPPDRSHSNNAILAGAEDAVLSLNSSSINSCILRLGGIYGPNKDIASFICSASGQIIPKNGDHIKAWIHLNDIIYGVYFAFQNRLEGIYNLVDDLQLSRRDLSNMLCARMGIAPVIWDNYDQPDSHIFHARVSNSKLRALGFQPSVRSMFDFLVAA; from the coding sequence ATGATGTCCGGCTGCTTTGGGATTGTAGGTTGCGGTTACGTTGGTTCTGCGGTAGCATCATACTTCCGGTCTAAAGGTTTTGAAGTCACAGGAACGACTAGAAACCCATCTCGGCTGACTTATATTTGTGATTTTGTCGATCATCCTCGAATTTATAGAGCTGAAGATTCTGAAGCAGATGTCAGCTTCCTTGACGGACTTGATGGTCTTTTGATCGCAGTCGCCCCTACCTTAACAGATTCGCAGGAAGACACTTATCAGATGGTTTATGGAAAAGGAGTTCCAGCTCTTATAAATTCTCTCAATCAACGTTCCACGGATCGTCCGCTTCATGTCATCTATCTGAGTAGTGCAGGGGTTTACGGCAACCAAGGTGGGGCAATGTGCGACGAAATTACGCCTCCTGATCGGTCTCATTCTAATAATGCTATTTTAGCTGGAGCCGAGGATGCTGTCCTAAGTTTAAATTCATCTTCCATTAATTCTTGTATTTTACGCCTCGGCGGAATTTACGGTCCTAACAAAGATATTGCGTCTTTTATCTGTAGTGCATCTGGACAAATCATTCCAAAAAATGGAGATCATATCAAAGCTTGGATACACTTAAATGACATTATTTACGGAGTTTATTTTGCCTTTCAAAATCGTTTAGAAGGTATTTATAATCTTGTGGATGATCTTCAATTGTCTCGTAGAGATCTTTCAAATATGCTTTGTGCTAGAATGGGAATAGCGCCGGTTATTTGGGATAACTATGATCAACCCGATTCGCATATTTTCCATGCGCGTGTGAGCAACTCAAAGTTGCGGGCGCTTGGATTTCAACCCTCCGTTCGTTCGATGTTTGATTTCCTAGTAGCGGCCTAG